The proteins below come from a single Procambarus clarkii isolate CNS0578487 chromosome 54, FALCON_Pclarkii_2.0, whole genome shotgun sequence genomic window:
- the LOC138352666 gene encoding inner centromere protein-like: MKLKLEFAKLEREQQEREAALKKEEKATKKEQQEREMALKEREATLLLEREREQLETRKRDLEIQREHSKQLADSALEYHRQELALQTTHHTRRQQATASLPIHKAENEIKDYKTQLLHNTNQWRNSNIDESLRTRIKHLNILKIDITSAPKPG, from the exons ATGAAGTTGAAGCTCGAATTTGCCAAACTCGAGCGGGAACaacaagaaagagaggctgccctaaagaaagaagaaaaggccacaaagaaagaacaacaagaacgCGAGATGGCCCTCAAAGAACGTGAGGCCACCCTACTCCTTGAGCGTGAGCGAGAGCAGCTTGAAACAAGAAAAcgtgacctggagatacaacgtgagcaCAGTAAACAGCTAGCTGATAGTGCGCTCGAATATCATCGACAAGAACTCGCTTtgcaaactacacaccacactcggcgtcaacaagctacagctagtcttccc attcataaggcagaaaatgaaatcaaagactacAAAACACAACTACTTCATAatacaaaccaatggagaaacagcaacatcgacgaaagtctccgtactcgcattaAACACCTCAACATCCTCaagatcgacatcacctcagcaccgaaaccaggataa